DNA sequence from the Candidatus Poribacteria bacterium genome:
GTTAACGTCTGGAATCTTCAAAACAGTCGGACTGTCGCACACCTCCAAGCTGATTCCAACGCTGTCTACGCAGTTCAGTTTTCCCCAAACAATCAAATTCTTGCAGGTGCTGGATACGAAGGGAACGTCAAGTTATGGAAAGTCCCGAATTGGAGATCCCACGGCACGCTACCCTCCAATGGAACGGTCTCTGACATCAGTTTTTCACCCGATAGCGGTACACTTGCTACCACGGGTTACGAAACTGTTAACCTTTGGACGGTTGACATCGGCGAGAATATTGCTACGCTTACCGGACACACAGATTGGGTCAGAACTACCGCCTTTGCTCCAGACGGAAGCACGCTCATTAGCGGTGGTGCCGATGGAACATTGCGAATCTGGGATGTAACGTCCTATAGGGCTGTGGAGCGAAATATGGTGCGAATCGTCTATTTCCTGCCGCGTGGGCGTAGCCATCAACCCAATATGTGGACAAAACTGAATGCACTCATAAGAGATGTGCAACGTTTTTATGCAAACCAGATGGAAATCAACGGATTCGGTCGAAAAACTTTCGCCTTTGAAACCGATGAAACCGGAGAAACTTCGGTTTGGCAGGTCAACGGGCAGTTCGGCGATTGGTACTATCATACGGACACGCGTACCAAAGTCCATGCGGAAGTCGCCGAGCAGTTTGACATGTCTAAACACATCTACCTCATTGTTGTTGATATCAGTAGTGAAACGATTGACAATGAAAGAACATGCGGTGTCGGCGGTGGTAATTGGCTTGGAACAGAAACGCTCGCAAGAGCACGCGGTGGGTACGCAATTATCCCCGCATCCGGTAACTGCTTTGACGGGGAATCCGGCACGGTGGTGGCGGCACATGAACTCGGACACGCCTTTGGCTTAGAGCACGACTTCCGCGATGATGCTTATGTCATGTCCTACGGTGTGCTACCGGATCGGTTGTCGAAGTGTGCAGCAGGATGGTTGAATGCAAGTCGCTTTTTTAACACCGGTCAAACCGCTTTTAATGATCCGACAACAATTCAGATGCTCACGCCGTCGGCTTACCTTCCAAACGCGAGAAACTTCACCCTCCAATTTGAGGTAACGGATATAGATGGTATTCATCAGGCACAGTTACTGGTCCCGGTCGGTGCTGCGGATCCAGCACCCGGTATCAAGCTGCACAGTTGTAAAAACTTAAACGCCCAAAGTGGTACCCTTGAATTTAGTGTCTCAACCTTAACAGCACGCCAGGTTAACAACATAACCCTTCAAGTAATTGACGTGCATGGAAACGTTGCGCGACAGGATTATACGCTCAAGGCAGACAATTCTCTATTTTCCGGGAACAACGCCGATGTCAACCGCGATGGAAGGGTTAATGTTGCTGATTTAGTGCTGGTTGCCTCCAATTTCGGCAAAACTATTAATAGCAGTGCTCATCCGAATCCGGATGTCAACAGGGATGGGATTGTCAATGTTGCGGATCTTGTCTTGGTTGCGAGCCTGTTAAGTGAGGTACCAGCAGCACCGATGTTACATGTCCAAGGCGGGCATACACTCACAGCAACGGACTTGGCGCAGTGGATTCGACAAGTTAAAAACTATGACATCCAAACGAATCCCTCATATCTTCGCCCGGATGCTATAAAAAAAGGGATTGCTGTGCTTGAACAACTCCTCTCAACCTTAGTGATTCCAACAAAGACCCGTCTCTTAGCAAACTATCCAAACCCCTTCAACCCGGAAACGTGGATACCGTATCAGTTAGCAACAGATACAAATGTCACGCTCACTATCTATGATGCGAACGGCGTTCCAATCAGAGTACTGGACTTAGGACATCAACCAGCTGGGGTCTACCGTGCGCGAAATCGTGCTGCTTATTGGGATGGTCGGAATGAACAGCGGGAACGCGTGGCGAGTGGAATTTACTTTTACACGTTGTCTGCTGGAGACTTCACAGCAACGCGTCGGATGTTGATTCAGAAGTAGAATAGCCATCAGCCGTCAGCAATCAGTCATCGGTGGGCAAGGTTAGGGGAAAATCTGCAGAAATTGCGCTTGACATTACACTGTCGTAGTGTTATACTTAATCTGGTAAAATCAATTCCGTTTTTTGAAAGGACGTAGGGCGTTGTGACGGTGGACCGAAAACTTATAGAAATGAGTTAAGAGCGGAGCAGAGGGAAAACATTAAGACCGTATACATTCTCAGTTGCCTCGCGATTCACCAGACACCATCGCGAAACGAAGTGAAGCGATGCCCAGGAGCCCATAGTTAAAAAAAATGAATCTCGGACTCACGGATAAAATTGCAGTCGTAGGTGCCTCGAGCAAAGGGCTTGGACGCGCGATTGCCCTCGGTTTGGCACAGGAGGGAGCGAAAGTCACCATCTGCGCGAGAGATAGCGACATACTGGAAGCAACAGCAGATGACATTCGCAAACAGACCGGCACAGAAGTTTTAGCGGTGCCAACAGATGTTAGTCAGCCGGAACAGGTTGAAAATCTCATTCATACAGCCGTTGATCACTTTGGTGGTATTGATATTTTAGTTAACAACGCCGGTGGACCCAGAGCCGGACGATTTGATGACTTGGAAGCGCAGGATTATCAGGATGCCGTCCAGTTGAATTTGATGAGTACGATAAATCTCTGTCGTGCTGTTGTCCCAACGATGCAGGCGCGCGGGGGTGGACGGATTATCAATCTCACCTCTGTTTCTGTTAAGCAACCTGTTGATAATCTCATGTTATCAAACATGGCACGGACAGGTGTAATCGGCTTTGCGAAGACACTCGCCACGGAGTTAGCACCAGACAAAATCCTCGTTAACAACGTCTGCCCCGGTATTATCTTTACGGACCGCATCCAGCAGCTCGCAACGGTACGTGCGGAAGAGGCAGGCATCACATTTGATGAGGCACTCGCAAATATGACGGAGGACATTCCGCTTGGTAGAATTGGCGATCCCGATGAGTTCGCAAACTTAGTTGTATTCCTCGCGTCGGAGCGCGCAAGTTACATAACAGGAACAACGATTCAGGTAGATGGCGGCATGGTGAAATCACTGCTTTAATGGTTATCAGTTGTCAGTTAAGAGAGGATTTGTAGAATTGACGCAATACACAACCGCCATAAGTTTTGACTGATAACCCTTAGACGGAGGCATGATGAATGATGTTAATATCTGTTATCATTCCTGCGTTTAACGAAGAGCAGACAATCGGACAGGTGCTGAAGGCACTATGTGCCTTGCCATTTGAGAAACAGCTGATTGTTGTTAATGATGGCTCTACCGATGGAACTTATGAAGTGCTTGAGGAACTGCGTGCGACTTATAAATTGACAGTCGTGCAGTGTAAAGAGAACAGAGGTAAAGGCTTCGCGATTCGGAGTGGACTTCCATACGTAAAAGGAGAGGCGGTCGTTATTCAAGATGCGGACATGGAATTGGCTCCGGCGGATCTCCCTGAACTATTGAAGTCGCTGGAAAAAGAAAACGTTCAGGTGGTTTACGGCTCAAGATTTCTAAATGGACGAGGGAACGCCAGTTTTCATAACTTCATCGCAAATCGTATTCTTGCTGCCTACACCAATCTCCTTTATGGGTGTCGAATTACGGATGAGTCTACAGGTTACAAAGCCTTTTCAACAGAACTGATAACGCGGTTAAATTTAACATGTGAAGGATTTGAATTCTGTCCGGAGGTCACAGCAAAAATTTTGCGCGCTGGCTATCACATTGATGAGGTACCAGTTTCCTATTTCCCGCGTACGAAGAAGGAAGGCAAGAAACTCCGATTCTGGTCGGACGGATTCTTTGCCGCGTGGACGCTCTTAAAATACCGATTCATTTCAAAAAAAGAACTTTTCAAAAATACGACGCAAAATGAATTGCGTTAACATTCAACATCTGGAGGTTGAATTGATAATTATGTTTAAAAAAATTGTTTATTCTATGCTCATCCTTCTGCTGGTAGGTGGTGTGTCCTTTTCTGCACTTGGACACGGTAATCTTCCGACGCTGCTGGAGGATGTTAACAAAGACGGGATCGTGAACATTCAAGACTTGGTGCTTGTTGCTGCGTCCTTTGGACAACCGAGGGATCGCAATGCCGAGCAGGATCCTGATGTAAATCGCGATGGGATCGTCAATATCCTGGACCTCGTTCGGGTGAGCAACAGTTTTGGGCAAACTGCCCCGGATGAAAACTCGGCATATCACGATATTCAGGAATATGTCTTTGATAAAAGTTGTGCGAGCAGTACTTGCCATGCTGCGCCCGCGAATTCTTTTGGTTTGAATCTCACCTACGGCCTCTCCTACGAAAATTTGGTTGGACGCGCCCCAAATAACCCGGCGGCAGCAGCGGCGGGTATGAAACTCGTTGATCCGGGGAATCCAGAGAACAGTTTTCTTTTGACGAAACTGATGGGACCGACAGCACCGGAACAGGGAGCGCGGATGCCGTTCAATAGTGGCATGCTTCATAATGGAAAAATAAATGCGGTTCCTACATGGATTGAGGCAGGCGCGCCACAGACTGGTAAAATAGCAGGTATCGGGGACCTCGGTGTCCTACGCGATCCTGACGAAAAATTTGAACCACCCGCGCCACCACCACCTGGAGAAGGGTATCAACTCCGTTTACCGCCGTTCAAAATTGAACCCGGCACTGAACGCGAAATTTACTATTCCACCCAAATCACTGATGAAAACGGAGATCCGGTACAGGGAGACATCTTTATTAATAGAGTTGAGATTTTCTATCCTGCTGGTAGCCATCACTTCATTCTATATCGGTTTACCGAAGAAGGTTTGGCGAATGGTGTCCCAGGGAGGGGTATCACACCTGGAATTGGTGTTGATCCAGCAGATTCTTTCCGTGAACTTGACACAGAGGATCCGCAGGTACTCGGCAATTTTGGTGTTGATAGGCTTTTCGTTGTTGGAACGCAAACCGATGATACCCTCTTTCAGTTCCCCGCAGGTGTAGGCTTACGACTGCCCGGCGACACGATTTACGACCTCAATTCGCACTACATCAATCTGCTCGGTGACGAGACACTGATTGGCGAAACCTACGTTAACATCTATACGATTCCAGAGGAAGAAGTCCAATACGAGGCAGTTGAAATTTTCGTTTCTAACCGGTCAATTAACGTGCCACCCGGAACAACGCGCGTTGCCAAAATGACGTGGTATATTGAAGATGAGTTGGAGCGCCGGGGTCACGACCCAAGTACAGCATTGAACGTCTTTTTGCTGACATCCCACATGCATCGGCATGGAGAATTGTTTGAAGTTTTTCAGGGATCAACAGGCGGTTTGCTGCATCGGAGTGTTGCTTACGATGATGCCCCCATTGACCTTTTTGATCCAGTCCTTCGTTTAGATTCGGACGATACAATCAAGTTCCAGTGTACCCACAACAACTACGATACAAATGAACCGCTCGAATTCGGACTTACGTCTGAGGATGAGATGTGCATTATCTTCGGTTATTATTATATCCCGACTGAAAGTGCGGGAGAAATAATTAAGTAGTTAACAGTTTTCAGTTTTCAGTTTTCAGTTAAAGAGGTATATTGTCTACAGCGCATTTCATAGAAAGGTCAGATTATGCCAATTGTTGTAGCACAGTTTCCTGTTAGTCGGTGCATGTGCGTCCATAAACTAACAGTTTACGGCACAAAAACGCAGGATTCATCGCCACAATCTTGTAGATAGCAACTTGGGTTAGATTACATACAAATTGGCATTTATGAGATAGCCCTTAATCAAAACCTCTTTTAACTCTCACTGCGAGGCAAACTGATAACTGACGACTGAATACTATGTTAAAAAAAGATAACTTCATGGAAGCCCTCGCGCACCGTGTCTTAGTGTGTGACGGTGCTATTGGAACTGAACTCCGTAAAAGGATTCCTTCACACTTACAGTGCGTCGATGCCTGCAATATTTCTACAGAACATGCTGAGAAAGTTGTAGCGGTTCATCGCGCTTACATTGACGCGGGTGCCGATGTCATCCAAACGAACACCTATCAGGCAAATAGGGAGGCATTGGCTATCCACGGCTTGGCTGATCAGGTTGAAGAAATTAACAGCGCAGGCGTATTGCTGGCGCGTGAGGCAGCCCAAGACACCTGTTATGTCGCTGGTTCCGTAGGGCAAATTTCGTTCCAAACCTTAGATACGCCAGGCCCTTCCACCAAGACAATCCGACGGCTTTTCAAGGAGCAGATGGACGCGCTTGTTGAGGGAGGCGTTGATCTTCTTGTACTTGAGACCTTCGTTTCTCCCAAGCAAGCGGAAATTGCGACAAAACAGGCACTCTCTTACGACGTTCCTGTTATCGTTGAAATCAGTGGCGTTTCAGGTGGAACTGTGGGTGCAGGATTGGATGTACGCGTCTTCGCACAAGAATTGGAACAGCTCGGGGCACATGCAGTCGGTATCAACTGTAGGGGACCACATGATCTCGTTGAGGCGATGGAGCTCCTTGCCCCCGTTATCAAAGCCCCAATCGTGGTGCAGCCCAATGCTGGTAATCCGAGAGTAGAGCAAGGGGAAATTGCGCTGTCCTACACAGTTGAGGCTGAGGTTTTCAGA
Encoded proteins:
- a CDS encoding glycosyltransferase family 2 protein, with protein sequence MMLISVIIPAFNEEQTIGQVLKALCALPFEKQLIVVNDGSTDGTYEVLEELRATYKLTVVQCKENRGKGFAIRSGLPYVKGEAVVIQDADMELAPADLPELLKSLEKENVQVVYGSRFLNGRGNASFHNFIANRILAAYTNLLYGCRITDESTGYKAFSTELITRLNLTCEGFEFCPEVTAKILRAGYHIDEVPVSYFPRTKKEGKKLRFWSDGFFAAWTLLKYRFISKKELFKNTTQNELR
- a CDS encoding T9SS type A sorting domain-containing protein codes for the protein MRFKHLFLTITVLLTLPFIANAQQEHTTFRHGGSIQTVAYSSVDSSVFASAGKNGEIKLWDLKNDTVTTFRGHTDQVNAITFSPNGQWLTSGSDDYTFKTWDVSQRVEIKSLQHITDRSMSQIKAVAFSPNGRQLATAGVHVKLWDTRSWSEITTLRHDEWVLAVAFSTDGKLLATGDNNGQVNVWNLQNSRTVAHLQADSNAVYAVQFSPNNQILAGAGYEGNVKLWKVPNWRSHGTLPSNGTVSDISFSPDSGTLATTGYETVNLWTVDIGENIATLTGHTDWVRTTAFAPDGSTLISGGADGTLRIWDVTSYRAVERNMVRIVYFLPRGRSHQPNMWTKLNALIRDVQRFYANQMEINGFGRKTFAFETDETGETSVWQVNGQFGDWYYHTDTRTKVHAEVAEQFDMSKHIYLIVVDISSETIDNERTCGVGGGNWLGTETLARARGGYAIIPASGNCFDGESGTVVAAHELGHAFGLEHDFRDDAYVMSYGVLPDRLSKCAAGWLNASRFFNTGQTAFNDPTTIQMLTPSAYLPNARNFTLQFEVTDIDGIHQAQLLVPVGAADPAPGIKLHSCKNLNAQSGTLEFSVSTLTARQVNNITLQVIDVHGNVARQDYTLKADNSLFSGNNADVNRDGRVNVADLVLVASNFGKTINSSAHPNPDVNRDGIVNVADLVLVASLLSEVPAAPMLHVQGGHTLTATDLAQWIRQVKNYDIQTNPSYLRPDAIKKGIAVLEQLLSTLVIPTKTRLLANYPNPFNPETWIPYQLATDTNVTLTIYDANGVPIRVLDLGHQPAGVYRARNRAAYWDGRNEQRERVASGIYFYTLSAGDFTATRRMLIQK
- a CDS encoding SDR family oxidoreductase; translated protein: MNLGLTDKIAVVGASSKGLGRAIALGLAQEGAKVTICARDSDILEATADDIRKQTGTEVLAVPTDVSQPEQVENLIHTAVDHFGGIDILVNNAGGPRAGRFDDLEAQDYQDAVQLNLMSTINLCRAVVPTMQARGGGRIINLTSVSVKQPVDNLMLSNMARTGVIGFAKTLATELAPDKILVNNVCPGIIFTDRIQQLATVRAEEAGITFDEALANMTEDIPLGRIGDPDEFANLVVFLASERASYITGTTIQVDGGMVKSLL
- a CDS encoding dockerin type I domain-containing protein, whose amino-acid sequence is MFKKIVYSMLILLLVGGVSFSALGHGNLPTLLEDVNKDGIVNIQDLVLVAASFGQPRDRNAEQDPDVNRDGIVNILDLVRVSNSFGQTAPDENSAYHDIQEYVFDKSCASSTCHAAPANSFGLNLTYGLSYENLVGRAPNNPAAAAAGMKLVDPGNPENSFLLTKLMGPTAPEQGARMPFNSGMLHNGKINAVPTWIEAGAPQTGKIAGIGDLGVLRDPDEKFEPPAPPPPGEGYQLRLPPFKIEPGTEREIYYSTQITDENGDPVQGDIFINRVEIFYPAGSHHFILYRFTEEGLANGVPGRGITPGIGVDPADSFRELDTEDPQVLGNFGVDRLFVVGTQTDDTLFQFPAGVGLRLPGDTIYDLNSHYINLLGDETLIGETYVNIYTIPEEEVQYEAVEIFVSNRSINVPPGTTRVAKMTWYIEDELERRGHDPSTALNVFLLTSHMHRHGELFEVFQGSTGGLLHRSVAYDDAPIDLFDPVLRLDSDDTIKFQCTHNNYDTNEPLEFGLTSEDEMCIIFGYYYIPTESAGEIIK